From a region of the Brassica napus cultivar Da-Ae chromosome C7 unlocalized genomic scaffold, Da-Ae chrC07_Random_1, whole genome shotgun sequence genome:
- the LOC125594965 gene encoding uncharacterized protein LOC125594965: MTSNRRQSTTFSDEEDINLPTETSARREDNFKWNPNRERVFIELYDRAISMSDYRFKDPTPAGKEFVVHKFNQIYNISVNYRFFKEKLDQLKRKYKKYKHLMKNSTGISVDPTTSVISASDSWWKDREVDRIVKSFKRKPPELWDVMQRCFVLYDVQSQSQYSLHQRREELLNDGQNNDETETYGGDMQDTQVQETQENEEVYRVNIDDEMRHSNQFTRENLRQNSSPTADHFQIPTSRVQQRSGLRQGSSSQRGAGTSRIAARSGSQGSRRKQSFETTLTDTMTGFREFQRQSLQQLRPNSFDEDDYNGFDTAVKIFESMELPNDTNFYWACIHAFKEERFWRKYFVDRAERTTEDKLKFLQALTGYTPDNEFVGKRLESGQKFGSPTCGQCNSGFQQWGTPPSAPQWGTPPNAPQWSSPSNAPQWGTPPNAPQWGTPPNAPQWGTHPVPQWGAPQNFQQWGSSTSTQQWGPTSTVPQWGSSPTTHRWGSSQDAPQYIPLRNVQHGFSLETEVQTTTHEKEVPVSENVIRGVSPEFTNYASTSKASRPRRRG, encoded by the exons ATGACGTCAAATCGCCGACAAAGTACAACATTTTCTGATGAAGAAGATATAAATCTACCTACTGAAACGTCAGCACGG AGGGAAGACAATTTTAAATGGAATCCTAACCGAGAACGAGTATTTATTGAATTGTACGATCGAGCGATTTCCATGAGCGATTATCGTTTCAAAGATCCTACACCCGCTGGTAAAGAGTTTGTCGTTCATAAGTTCAACCAAATATACAATATCAGCGTAAACTACCGGTTCTTCAAAGAAAAACTTGATCAGctgaaaagaaaatacaaaaagtaCAAGCATCTAATGAAAAATTCTACGGGTATTTCGGTTGATCCTACGACATCTGTGATATCTGCGTCTGATTCATGGTGGAAAGATCGTGAA GTAGATAGGATTGTAAAATCATTTAAACGAAAACCACCGGAGCTTTGGGATGTGATGCAACGATGTTTTGTATTATACGACGTCCAATCACAGTCTCAATACTCTTTGCACCAAAGAAGAGAAGAGTTGCTGAATGATGGTCAAAATAATGATGAAACTGAAACATATGGCGGTGATATGCAAGACACTCAGGTCCAGGAGAcacaagaaaatgaagaagtctATCGCGTAAATATTGATGATGAAATGCGTCATTCAAATCAGTTCACCCGTGAGAATTTGCGTCAGAATTCTTCACCAACTGCTGATCATTTTCAGATTCCTACTTCTAGAGTTCAACAACGAAGTGGACTAAGACAAGGAAGTAGTTCGCAAAGAGGTGCAGGAACCTCCCGGATCGCTGCCAGGAGTGGATCCCAAGGAAGTCGTAGAAAACAATCATTCGAGACAACTCTGACAGATACGATGACGGGTTTTAGAGAGTTTCAGCGCCAAAGTTTGCAACAACTACGTCCAAATTCTTTTGACGAAGATGATTACAATGGATTCGATACTGCGGTGAAGATATTCGAATCAATGGAGCTTCCAAATGACACCAATTTCTATTGGGCATGCATTCATGCatttaaagaagaaagatttTGGCGCAAGTACTTTGTTGACAGAGCCGAAAGAACCACAGAAGATAAGTTGAAGTTTTTACAAGCTCTTACTGGATATACACCGGACAACGAATTCGTGGGAAAGCGGTTAGAATCTGGACAAAAGTTTGGCAGTCCAACTTGTGGGCAATGTAATTCTGGTTTCCAACAATGGGGAACACCACCAAGTGCCCCACAATGGGGAACACCGCCAAATGCGCCGCAATGGAGTTCACCTTCAAATGCTCCGCAGTGGGGTACACCGCCAAATGCTCCACAATGGGGTACACCGCCAAATGCTCCGCAGTGGGGTACACATCCTGTTCCACAATGGGGTGCACCTCAAAATTTTCAACAATGGGGTTCATCAACAAGTACTCAACAATGGGGTCCTACATCTACTGTTCCGCAATGGGGATCATCACCGACCACTCATCGATGGGGATCATCACAAGATGCTCCACAATATATTCCTCTGAGAAATGTTCAACATGGATTTTCCCTAGAAACAGAAGTACAAACTACAACACATGAAAAAGAAGTTCCTGTTTCCGAGAATGTTATCAGAGGTGTTTCACCGGAATTCACGAATTATGCTTCTACAAGTAAAGCATCACGTCCACGACGACGAGGATGA